GTGTTTAGGAGCTCCTGACTCATCTGTCCACCTctgcttgcttgtttgctgATGCTTTTACTCCAGGactgaagggggaaaaattgACTTTCTGAGAAGTGCAGCAAAAGGCAAGCCACCGTAGACTGGTACAGGGAAACTTTTGAAGTTCTTTAGGAGCAGAGTACTCATGGTTAATGACTTATGTCCAGCTGATCATGCTTGTCTTGTAGAAATGCAGATTCCTACAACACATAGCAGTTACCACAGGGATGGTTTTACTTTGGTTGAAGGACTTTTTTATTCCAACTCAAGTCCCATCCCTCAACGTGCTTTAGAGCACTTCATAAAGGTATCtaccttgtgtgtgtgtttcttgtCTCCTTCCACATTCAACTTAGTGTTGCTTTGATATtctcttaaaaagcaaacaagaccATTACTACGTTTCTGTTTATCATGACCCCTCATTCTTCAGGCATGAGAGTTTTTGCTCTGAGAGATCTCTTTATTTTACCGCCATAAACTTACACAAGACTTGTTGAACCAACTGACAGGCTGAATAGCAGTTGTTGCTCCCATTCTTCGGTGGTACTTGACCTTTCTTCAGGTGGACATATCACTTGATTTTAATTCTTcctgtgccctgctccagctACTCTCTTTGCTCTGTTGctgtctctttctcttgcttcctgctgctgcttccagcgAGCTCCCAGTTGCTTCCTGTTCCCTCCTCCTTGGCTAAGCGGCGCTGGTGCTGAGCTTTCCTCAGATCTTTGTCCCTTCCTCTTGACACACAGCGTTGGGATTGCAACCGTCCAGCCCGCCCTTAAAGGAGCAGCTTCCACAAAACTGCTGCCTGCGTATCAGTCGATAAGGAGAAGAACTGTTGCTTTATCTATACCCTTGAAGTGTTTTTCACGGATGGCCGAGGCACAGCaaacaaagtgttttatttagGACTGCCCTGTAAAGATGAGTGAGTGAGTGGGCTGTAGATGTTGCTGCTTATGCATCAGTGGTAGAAATTTGAGTTACTACAATAATTCCTAATTGCTTGAGGATGCAGTGAAAGATGACTACTCCTTTTAGCAGGAAAAGGAGTCCAATAAGTGTCCTACTATCTCCAGAGTCTTTGAGAAAGGGTATAGCAGTCGAGCTTGTTATGACAGGATGATGACCAGTTGAGGTTAGAAATCATCCTCAAATACTCTTTACCATCATACAAGTGTTTTTTTCGTGCTTTAATACTAGTAATTTTGGTAGCTGGCAGATAGCTTCTTGAAAACCTCGCCCTCTTTTTGCCCCTCCCTCCTCATGATTCATCTGGTATTCTTTGATATAGCCAGCTGTAAGGGCAACGTGTGAACAACTGGCGTTTCACCTATTATGCGTAGCGATAGCTTTGTATCCACATGCATGACCCTCCTAAACTTTTCTGTGAACTGGCAAGTGCATCTGTTAAGAGTGCCTGTACTGAGCTAAAACCCTAACGGAGCAGGATTTGGGGGAAGATTTCACTGTATCACAAATAGGTGACGAGAGAGATGTGCCCAAGGTGAGAAGACCAAAGGCCATTGAATGGGATGTGGAAATCAACGTACATTTAGGGAGGAGTGGAAGAACACGGTAGGTCATCTCTGTACCGTGAAGGAGACAGGTTCCCTTTGGACAGTTTCTATAGGGGATGCTCTTACGTACATACCTGCTGTTGCTCATTAAGTCAGTCTAATTGTAGAACCAAACATCAAATGTTTATGTTGCATAATCTTAAATCGGCAAGGAGTAGTATCAGACTTGCAGTGCTTTccattaatctttctttctcttgttctaACAGTCACTATCAGCACGTTGTattccacatttattttataacagcATGCATTGAACATATAATGatcatatttttgcttttggtaTTTTCTGAATGCTGTTTACCTATGACTTTTATGGGTCTTCTGATACTTTATAAAACTTTCAGTTAACAAATGTTTCTATACTAGCAGATTGAGTAGTTAGGAACTTTCTTAACAGTATTTCAGCAACGAGTACCTATGTGTAAGTAATATTAAACACAAGATTATAAAGCTAATGTGGTAGTAgaggaaaatggatttttttgcctttctctagATAGGAAGGTGTGGTTTGGAATATtgacaaacatttttgtaatCATGTAAATTACAAGCTTATAAGACTACAGGatttaaaactgttctttaaGTGAAGGGCTAATCagtataaggaaaaaaaaaaaaggtaggatGGATTACGAAGacccctttttctctttctgctcctgGAAGCATTAAGGCcataaaattagttttgttcTGGTGATGCTGTGTCTATTTACTAACAAACTGCTTGAAGGATTTTGTATCTCTTTCAGGGCAAAAGGAAGGCttgcattcttttctttattgACAGTTTTTATTTGTACAGCTCTTGGAAGGAATGTAGAATCAAGATGTGGGTTTCCTTATTGGAAAAGAAGCTTACCAAGAGCAGTAAAACtattatagaagaaaaatacttcttaagcttgagtattttttaatatgtaaacGTTTTGGTGTTGCTGCTCAGAATAGGATAAGAAAGTGAAACTAGAGAAGTCCCAGCCTACGTCGTAGACTAAATTCACTCTGATGTGTGCCACAGAATTCATTCATGCTGGCTAAATCTCAATGCCATGCTGGAGAAGAATAAGCTGTGTGCTATATTTTGCATATCCAGGTTTTATTCTAAAGGAAGCTGCGATATGCTCCGGTAACTTGTCTAACAGGAGCGATCATGGGATCAGTGCAGAAGGACAAGCTAGAGCTTTTCTTTCTATGCACTGTGGACTCTGCCAAAGAGACAAAACTTGTTTCACAATTAAAGTTTAATGAATTGTAAGGCAAGTTACTTACTTCTTGCTAAATATTAAACTATTCCATTGGTTTACTGTAGTGCCATAAAACAGACGAGGAGAAACCTAtgtatatctttttttaaaagtgatggTTGTTTACATTACCAAGTTGGTTGACTACACACATCTAAGCATTGCAGGATGTTAAATCTAATTCTTAATACTCTATTCTGAAAAAGCTTGCTTTGGTAAAGAAAGGTAAGTACAATTTACCTTTCTTTTACTGAATAAGAAACAAGAGCATACTACATCAATCTTTAGGTTCTTTAATGTTTAATCTTCCGGGGGTCTGTTCTGAAACACTGACCTTTTCTATTGTTCCAACTTAATGcagatagttttttttttttccaaacagatgCATATGACTAATCCAACCGTGATCTCAGTGTAAAAATCCTTAGTTCTAGAAGTGTTTTTGCCTAGTGAAACAGTAACTCATATAAGCTTATAAATACTAGGACTTTGTATTATGCGTAACTCAAACTGAGGCTATCTGGTCTTTCCAACCCAATGACTAAGTTACCTCTGAATGCTCTCCGTGTTGCTGAGAGTCACCATATGCACGTATATACCGTATATAACACAGAGTCAAAAGGCAGTGGAACTCTAGGAGATGGAGGCGATGCTGGCTTCACAGGAGTTCCTCCGTTGCTGTGCAGTAGGTGCTTGGTAAGGCATGTAGCTGAGTCCCAGGGTAACCTGGTGATGGCAACTTCATCAGCCCGTGCCAGCTCCCTTCTTCCCACAGCCAGGGGTTTGGATTACCCAGCAGCATCCCACCAGAATAACTCTGCTGCTGGTCACCTGATGTAGCCATGGCACAGGAGCTGCATTTGATCTGCTTGTGAGCCACATGCAGCTCACGAACCACAGGTTGGTTACCCTGACTTAAGCATTAGCTCACCtaacaaaaatctgtattttgtagTTCTAATTCAGTTGCTGTTGTTTACATGGGCTGCACTGCATGTTTTTCAGTAGTGTATTGATCTCTAGTGTTGAATTGCATGACTGTTCTAGCGTGTAATCTGTATGTCtcttgttttaatctttttcttttcttttcttctttttattcagaCAGGGGATTTGGCTTCTGTGCAATTAGCAGGAACCCCAAATAGATGGGAGGTCTtgtctgcagctcctgccactATAAAGGATGAAGCTGGTAATATAGTACAGATTCCAGGTGCTGCCACAGTAACTTCAAGTGGGCAGTATGTCCTTCCTATTCAGAGTTTGCAAAATCAACAAATCTTTTCTGTTGCACCAGGATCAGATTCGTCGAATGGTACAGTGTCTAACGTACAATACCAAGTAATACCCCAGATCCAGACAGCGGATGGTCAGCAAGTTCAACTTGGCTTTGCAGCCTCTTCTGATAATAGCAGTATAAATCAAGAAACCGGTCAAATTCAGATCATTCCTGGCTCTAATCAAACCATCATTGCCTCTGGAACACCTTCAACTAATATTCAGAATATCTTATCACAGTCTGGTCAAGTCCAGGTTCAGGGAGTTGCAATTGGTGGTTCGTCTTTTCCTGGCCAAGCACAAGTAGTTGCTAACGTCCCTCTTGGACTGCCAGGAAATATTACTTTTGTACCCATCAATAGTGTTGATCTAGATTCTCTGGGACTCGGCAGTGGTTCTCAAACCATGACAGCAGGCATTAATGCAGATGGGCACTTGATAAATACTGGACAGGCCATGGATAGTTCAGATACTTCTGAAAGGACTGGTGAGCAAGTTTCTCCCGAAATTACAGAAACTGCCACTGATAACGACTTGTTTGTGCCAACATCATCTTCATCACAATTGCCCGTTACCATAGACAGTTCAAGTATATTggaacaaaatgcaaacaacttGACCACAACCAGTGGTCAGGTTCACAGTTCTGATCTTCAGGGAAATTACATTCAGACATCAGTCTCTGATGATACACAGGCTCAGAATATTCAGGTCTCCACAGCACAGCCAATTGTACAACACATACAGCTTCAAGAGTCTCAGCAGCCAACCAGTCAAGCCCAGATTGTACAAGGTATTGCGCAACAGACAATCCACGGTGTGCAAGCAAGTCAAAGCATATCTCAACAGGCTCTTCAGAACCTTCAACTGCAGCTGAACCCCGGAACTTTTTTAATTCAGGCACAAACAGTGACCCCTTCTGGGCAGATAACCTGGCAGACATTTCAAGTGCAAGGAGTTCAGAATTTGCAGAACTTGCAAATTCAGAATGCACCTGGTCAACAAATAACTCTAACCCCTGTGCAGACTCTCACTCTTGGTCAAGTTGCAGCAGGTGGGGCATTGACGTCAACTCCAGTTAGTCTAAGCACTGCTCAATTGCCAAATCTACAGACAGTTACAGTAAACTCTATAGATTCTGCTGGTATTCAGCTGCATCAAGGAGAAAATGCTGGCAGTCCTGCAGGTATTTACTTTACTCTTTTTgcataaaattgttttttattattattgtatgcACTTGGTTTGAATAATGATAATCATAACATTAttgtttttgctgcagaagcCTTCAAAATACAGCGGGTTAAAGTAATGACAGATTTTACTTGAAAGTACTATTGTATAAGAAACAACTGTAATGGTAGAACATGGTCCTACCCCGCTTGTGTTACTGTAAACTCCTGTAACTCTCAGCTGGTCATATTAGTTGATTGCACTTCTAATACAATGTTTGTCAGTACTTACAAGTCTTACAGAAACCTGACAAGCAACTACGCTTCCAATAAAGCAGTGTCATTAGCGTTACCCGTAACGAATAGATgattttttcatggaaaatccAAATATATGTTTACCATTATCTTTCTTGAAAATCTGTGGATCCTCTGAGGTGCTGTTATTGACCCGAtggtttttttaaattaatttcctgttGATATAATGTCAGTGTTACTAGGATGTACAACACCCAT
This sequence is a window from Cygnus olor isolate bCygOlo1 chromosome 6, bCygOlo1.pri.v2, whole genome shotgun sequence. Protein-coding genes within it:
- the SP3 gene encoding transcription factor Sp3 isoform X1, whose translation is MTAPEKPVKQEEMAALDVDSSSHGEYLQHGNGAASASAGAAAPQDAQPSPLALLAATCSKIGPPSPEEDEAAAAASHSAGATGDLASVQLAGTPNRWEVLSAAPATIKDEAGNIVQIPGAATVTSSGQYVLPIQSLQNQQIFSVAPGSDSSNGTVSNVQYQVIPQIQTADGQQVQLGFAASSDNSSINQETGQIQIIPGSNQTIIASGTPSTNIQNILSQSGQVQVQGVAIGGSSFPGQAQVVANVPLGLPGNITFVPINSVDLDSLGLGSGSQTMTAGINADGHLINTGQAMDSSDTSERTGEQVSPEITETATDNDLFVPTSSSSQLPVTIDSSSILEQNANNLTTTSGQVHSSDLQGNYIQTSVSDDTQAQNIQVSTAQPIVQHIQLQESQQPTSQAQIVQGIAQQTIHGVQASQSISQQALQNLQLQLNPGTFLIQAQTVTPSGQITWQTFQVQGVQNLQNLQIQNAPGQQITLTPVQTLTLGQVAAGGALTSTPVSLSTAQLPNLQTVTVNSIDSAGIQLHQGENAGSPADIRIKEEEPDPEEWQLSGDSTLNTNDLTHLRVQVVDEEGDQPHQEGKRLRRVACTCPNCKEGGGRGSNLGKKKQHICHIPGCGKVYGKTSHLRAHLRWHSGERPFVCTWMFCGKRFTRSDELQRHRRTHTGEKKFVCPECSKRFMRSDHLAKHIKTHQNKKGIHSSSTVLASVEATPDDTLITAGGTTLILANIQQGSVSGIGTVNTSGTSNQDILTNTEIPLQLVTVSGNETME
- the SP3 gene encoding transcription factor Sp3 isoform X2, which gives rise to MTAPEKPVKQEEMAALDVDSSSHGEYLQHGNGAASASAGAAAPQDAQPSPLALLAATCSKIGPPSPEEDEAAAAASHSAGATGDLASVQLAGTPNRWEVLSAAPATIKDEAGNIVQIPGSDSSNGTVSNVQYQVIPQIQTADGQQVQLGFAASSDNSSINQETGQIQIIPGSNQTIIASGTPSTNIQNILSQSGQVQVQGVAIGGSSFPGQAQVVANVPLGLPGNITFVPINSVDLDSLGLGSGSQTMTAGINADGHLINTGQAMDSSDTSERTGEQVSPEITETATDNDLFVPTSSSSQLPVTIDSSSILEQNANNLTTTSGQVHSSDLQGNYIQTSVSDDTQAQNIQVSTAQPIVQHIQLQESQQPTSQAQIVQGIAQQTIHGVQASQSISQQALQNLQLQLNPGTFLIQAQTVTPSGQITWQTFQVQGVQNLQNLQIQNAPGQQITLTPVQTLTLGQVAAGGALTSTPVSLSTAQLPNLQTVTVNSIDSAGIQLHQGENAGSPADIRIKEEEPDPEEWQLSGDSTLNTNDLTHLRVQVVDEEGDQPHQEGKRLRRVACTCPNCKEGGGRGSNLGKKKQHICHIPGCGKVYGKTSHLRAHLRWHSGERPFVCTWMFCGKRFTRSDELQRHRRTHTGEKKFVCPECSKRFMRSDHLAKHIKTHQNKKGIHSSSTVLASVEATPDDTLITAGGTTLILANIQQGSVSGIGTVNTSGTSNQDILTNTEIPLQLVTVSGNETME
- the SP3 gene encoding transcription factor Sp3 isoform X3 — translated: MTAPEKPVKQEEMAALDVDSSSHGEYLQHGNGAASASAGAAAPQDAQPSPLALLAATCSKIGPPSPEEDEAAAAASHSAGATGDLASVQLAGTPNRWEVLSAAPATIKDEAGSDSSNGTVSNVQYQVIPQIQTADGQQVQLGFAASSDNSSINQETGQIQIIPGSNQTIIASGTPSTNIQNILSQSGQVQVQGVAIGGSSFPGQAQVVANVPLGLPGNITFVPINSVDLDSLGLGSGSQTMTAGINADGHLINTGQAMDSSDTSERTGEQVSPEITETATDNDLFVPTSSSSQLPVTIDSSSILEQNANNLTTTSGQVHSSDLQGNYIQTSVSDDTQAQNIQVSTAQPIVQHIQLQESQQPTSQAQIVQGIAQQTIHGVQASQSISQQALQNLQLQLNPGTFLIQAQTVTPSGQITWQTFQVQGVQNLQNLQIQNAPGQQITLTPVQTLTLGQVAAGGALTSTPVSLSTAQLPNLQTVTVNSIDSAGIQLHQGENAGSPADIRIKEEEPDPEEWQLSGDSTLNTNDLTHLRVQVVDEEGDQPHQEGKRLRRVACTCPNCKEGGGRGSNLGKKKQHICHIPGCGKVYGKTSHLRAHLRWHSGERPFVCTWMFCGKRFTRSDELQRHRRTHTGEKKFVCPECSKRFMRSDHLAKHIKTHQNKKGIHSSSTVLASVEATPDDTLITAGGTTLILANIQQGSVSGIGTVNTSGTSNQDILTNTEIPLQLVTVSGNETME